CTTTGTTACAGAATAACGTTGATTTTTAGATAACCAAACACGATCGAGTACTCTTTTGTGAAACAAGTACTAAAAGAACTAAACCCTCTGTCGTCAATTTTGTTAATTAGGTACATGAATAGCATTCAATTGAATGGTCCTtgacaatccaaccgtcaaggcccaaaaatacaagcaattatcaataaataaaagaaaaaagaaaaccaaataaGAATAAGGAAACACAGGAATCTAGAAGTAtgattacaaatttacaaacaTCTCTTGTCAGTCATACTTAAAGTAAATATATGTTGGCAGTATTACAATTCTTAAAGCCATATATTCTTGCAAAGTATagatattagaaaatataatttatgATGCTGCAATAATAGATaaaatatgaaatatatatCCTTCATTTTTGGTATTGAAGGTTTTCAGAGAACCCATCCTTGGATGAAGTTGGTCTCACCAGTCAAGCTCCTTGGAATAGATGATCCCTCAGCAGGATGATACGGATGGTACCTGTTCAAAGTTCAAACAAACAACTATTTTCAGTTTCACATCAAATATTTCTACCATTACTTTTTCATACTAGTAAATTAACCAACGATTTTTTTAGAACTAAGGCGAAGGGATGATTGAAATGAAAACTATATGGATGCAAAAAACAACTCATTCCGCGGCTTAAGCTCGGAAACAAGCATTTTCGCATAAGGATACTGTTGCACCCTTTTTGCATGGGTCGAAacaggtaaaaatgtggtttgaGCTGAGTCAAGATGAGGAGGAAATGGTCTTTAATTCTTCAAAAGATAAATATAGGATGAAGGGAtaagatatatatttttttaaactcTAATTGCCAGTATTTTTGTAGTTGAAGTTGTTCCAGAAAAACAATGATCAGATCAGTGAGTTTAGCTGAAAACACAAAAGAGAATTGATGAAATACCCCATTTGTATGACAGGTTCAGGTGTACAGTCCATGGGGTTGGTTTGTGAAGAATGCAAAGAAAAGTTGCTACTTCCAGCCGCTGCATCTGAGCTCcacatgttttgaatgacatTCAGATTCTGCCCTTCTGCCTCAAGCTGAtcaaattaaagcacataaacaaaatactaattatgattaattagaTTAATGCCACAAATATGGAGGAATATTGCTGTATAATTAAATAGAGAGGAATATCAGGATCGTATATACCTTGACCCTCAGCTGCTTGTTGAGGTCTCCAAGGTGACGCTCCTGCCATATTTGAATATTACAAAACAATTGGATGCTAATGACAAACTTAGAACACAAAACTTTGCAAGAAAAACATAACAAATTATAGGTCAATAACTATTTGGGTTTGTGAAGGTTATACAGCTAATTTAATCATGAAAATGGTGTGTTATTTTAGTCGAAATGTTTGTCAGTTTACATTGCAGGAAATCTAAACATGGACCAATCATAATCCTAACTCATCCATCACCACATACATATGCAATGACATGACAATAGAGGGACGCTGAAGAGCTCTTTATACGTAGAAGATGGTTAATTAACTGTATATAATTAAATTCAGAATTCTCTTACGTACCTTTTTGCGCAGGTCCTCCATTTGTTCAATCATAAGCTGTGTCTACAATCAAGAACAATCCAAATGTATTAGtccaaattaatttattttgcgATTTAACTAGctagttaattaatttaacattgtgaacttaatatatatatatatatatatatatatatatatatatatagatatatatgttCATGTAAAAAGGAATGAAATCTGTATCATGGGTTGGTTGCCAATCTACATttgatttcaaaatttaattagGCAAAAAATATTAGGcattaatttattttacaatATTTAGAACATATATAATTTgtgtagaatatatatatatatatacacacacacacacacacacataaaaaaaaaaaaaaaaaaaatatatatatatatatatatatatattgtgataTCTGAGTGTCACTAGATGATGATAGCTATAGAAATAGGACCGTCTAGTTGTGTTTTTATATTTGTGATCGGCGTACAACCAAAATTAGAAGAAGGATTAGCTTTCAGTGCTCtaaattaacaatttaattCCCTAACGATTGCAAGTAATTAAGTATTAAGCGTCACCTTCCTTTGTCTGGTTTGTGCAAGTGCTCCTTCAAGTTGTTTTTCAAGATTTTGCAACTCCTTCACACTCAGTGGTCCAAGATCTTCACCAAGCAAATGCCTTAATCCAAATGCATGATCACAAAAATAAACCAAGGTTAGCAAATAATTTATGGATATAAAGTTATTGATATGTTAATTTCTAATTAGTTACAGCATAACCTTTGAGTTCGCTGAAGGGATTCATATTTAGCTTTCAGTTTTGTGACTTCTTGGTACCAGCTCTGCATGATTGTTAgccataaacaaaaacaaaacatagtTAAGATCATTCACGAAATTAGCTTGAACTAACTAAACTATTAAACCCATGAAATTAATTGCTGATTTGAGTGCATTACAAGTTTAACCTAAAGGAAATTACTTCTGATAAACAGTAGAAATTAGCTAGAATAACCTGTGTTTCACGTTCAATGCTATTCTCAGGTGGAGTGAAGGAGCAACGTTGGTATCGTTCAAGGGTTTTGCTCATACTGCCAATAGAAagtataaattattattattattataattattttgtgataaatGGTAGGTgatcaaattaagaaattatTCCCACAGCAAATTCATCAGATCAGCATATAATTTTTTATCCCAAGAAATTCACTCAAGTACCATCTAAAGTACACTAAGATATATAAattttttggagcaaaagttaCATAGTATTATCTAAATAAATGTTCTGGGCTGATTATGTAAAATGAACATATATTTTAGTGAAactataaactaaaaacttggcAGGAAATGAACTTTAAAATCAATGAAACAATAAACTCTCTAACTTctttacacacacatacattaaTGAGTTAATGACTCAGATTCTTGTTGAGGTTAAAGATCTTTAGTTAAGATCaccataaaataaaaagtaaaatatataGATGTTGATTACATATGCAATGTGATATAGATATGTACCTATTTATGCAAGTGTTGCAGCTTTATAGATATGCTTGAATCTgttttccctttattttaatgaaattttttagaaCCCAGCTTCAAAATCTATTTCCAGAATgtaaaaactgaaaaataaacCTTTAAAACCaataatggattttttttttctttctatttaatATATGGTCTGTGACATTACTTGTACAGAAGAGAAGGGAAATACTAAACAGGTAAGGCAAATCTATAAACTACTGGACTGATGATATCATCAGATGATTCACAATTGTAGGCAAAACTTGACACATGAAAggcttttagagagagagagagagagagagagagagagagattttca
This is a stretch of genomic DNA from Malus domestica chromosome 02, GDT2T_hap1. It encodes these proteins:
- the MADS11 gene encoding agamous-like MADS-box protein AGL6 (The RefSeq protein has 1 substitution compared to this genomic sequence), with the protein product MGRGRVELKRIENKINRQVTFSKRRNGLLKKAYELSVLCDAEVGLIIFSSRGKLYEFASAGMSKTLERYQRCSFTPPENSIERETQSWYQEVTKLKAKYESLQRTQRHLLGEDLGPLSVKELQNLEKQLEGALAQTRQRKTQLMIEQMEDLRKKERHLGDLNKQLRVKLEAEGQNLNVIQNMWSSDAAAGSSNFSLHSSQTNPMDCTPEPVIQMGYHQYHPAEGSSIPRSLTGETNFIQGWVL
- the MADS11 gene encoding agamous-like MADS-box protein AGL6 isoform X1 — encoded protein: MGRGRVELKRIENKINRQVTFSKRRNGLLKKAYELSVLCDAEVGLIIFSSRGKLYEFASAGMSKTLERYQRCSFTPPENSIERETQSWYQEVTKLKAKYESLQRTQRHLLGEDLGPLSVKELQNLEKQLEGALAQTRQRKTQLMIEQMEDLRKKERHLGDLNKQLRVKLEAEGQNLNVIQNMWSSDAAAGSSNFSLHSSQTNPMDCTPEPVIQMGYHPYHPAEGSSIPRSLTGETNFIQGWVL
- the MADS11 gene encoding agamous-like MADS-box protein AGL6 isoform X2, with protein sequence MGRGRVELKRIENKINRQVTFSKRRNGLLKKAYELSVLCDAEVGLIIFSSRGKLYEFASAGMSKTLERYQRCSFTPPENSIERETQSWYQEVTKLKAKYESLQRTQRHLLGEDLGPLSVKELQNLEKQLEGALAQTRQRKLMIEQMEDLRKKERHLGDLNKQLRVKLEAEGQNLNVIQNMWSSDAAAGSSNFSLHSSQTNPMDCTPEPVIQMGYHPYHPAEGSSIPRSLTGETNFIQGWVL